Sequence from the Acidobacteriota bacterium genome:
CTGTCACGAGTACTTCCATCACTACAACGTGAAGCGCATCAGGCCGATCGCCCTTGGGCCATTCGACTACGACACCGAGAACCTCACGGACATGCTGTGGGTGTCGGAGGGCCTCAGCGTCTACTACCAGGATCTGCTGCTCGTCCGCGCCGGTCTCCAGACCGCCGACCAGTACCTCGACAAGCTGGCCGGGGCTATCGATTCGTTCGAGAACGCCCCCGGGCACCACTATCAGTCCGCCACCGACTCGAGCATGACCACCTGGGGGACGTCGGGCGTCGGCAACGACCGCAACACCACGATCTCGTACTACGACAACGGCGCCATGCTTGGCGCCATGCTGGATCTGGCGATCCGGCATGAAAGCGGAAACCGGAAGTCGCTCGACGATGTGATGCGGGCGCTCTACCGGAAGTACTACCAGCAGAAACGGCGCGGCTTCACAGACGACGAGTTCAGGCAGGAGTGCGAATCGGCGGCGGGCGCCAGTCTGACGGAGGTACTCGAGTACGCGTCCACCACCAGGGACGTGGACTACGCGAAGTTCTTCGCCTACGCCGGCCTCGAGGTGACGGCGGTTTCCGAAGACGCGCCGGGCTCCTACCTCGGGCTCAACCTGCAGACACGCGAAGGGAAGCTGATGATCGTGGGCGCCAGCGCCGGGTCGCCGGCGGAGCGCGCCGGCCTTGCGGCCCAGGACCAGATACTGGAAGTAGATGGCACGCTTGCGACGCCAAAGGCGCTCAACGACGCGCTGTCGGCCCGGAAGCCCGGCGAAACGCTTACGTTGAAGGTCTCACGGGACAATGCCTCACTCGAGTCGAAGGTCACGCTGGCCGGCAACAGGAAGCAGGCGTTCACGCTCCGGCGGGTGGCCGCGCCGACGGCCCTGCAAGCCGCTATCTTCCCGGACTGGCTGCGCGGCCTGCGGTAGGTCCTGTCGGCCTGGCTTGCAGCCCGCCTTCGCGCCTTCGTCTGATGGTTGGTTTGGAGGTCCGCCGTCGCAACGCTCCGGCGCAAACCACTCCTCTCTCTCGCCCGCTTCTGTGCTTCGGCGAATTGATCGGGAGTCATCTTCTGGGCAAGCGCATCGCGCACTCGGTAAGCCTCCCTCAGCCGCACAGACCGGACCGCGTCAGCGCGTCCCGATGCCAAGGAACAACCAGCCGAACAGTCCCGTAAGAGCGGCGAGCACCGAACAGATGATGCCGAAGCTATCGTGTTGCCGTCTTGCCTTCGGCAGCAAAAACAAGAGAGCCGAGATAGAGCCGCCCAGCATCACGACTGACAGAACGATCTGGGAATTCGTCGTCATCCAATGCTCCCCAGTGCATCAGACACCGGCGGTCCGAGCGACCCCAACGGAGCGGTTCCGCAGCGACTCTTGAGAACGCATTATGCCCGATGGGCGTTGGCTGGATCCAGCATCCGAGGTGCGCCCCTGCTTGGAGCCTCCAACTGCCGCCCAGAAATCACAAGGGGAACACACCAGACTTGACACACCGTTTGACACACTGTTTTCGTACAAACCAACGGCTCGGTTTTCACCGAGCCGTAACTTCTTGAAGTGAGAAGACGTGATCAGACACGCTCTGCATTGACGCAGCGCCGGCGGGCGTCAAAGCGCCAGTAGGGGGCGAAGGCCCGAGTACCAGGCTGTTCCGGCAGACTCTCTCAGGCAGCTTTCGTGCCGGCGCCTCGCGAACCAGCGAGCAAGCCCGCGACACTGAGATCCTCGTCTGCGGCAGACCAGTGGATACCTTCACCGTCGCCAAGCAATTGCCAGTTGCTCCGGGCTGCCGCGTCGGCGGCCATCAGCCGGGGAAACCACGCGAGCGGGACGATGATCCGGCGGCCGTCCGCCAGATCGACGCGAAGCTCCTCATCGGTGAGTTCGACCCGGCGAGCGAGTGGGCGCAATTCAGGGCCTGGGGAACTCATGCCACGCCTCCAACAGCATGTCGCGGTGCTCGGCCACCAGTGTCTGGACGCGAGTGAGCTCGAGCGGCGCAAACCCGGTTGACGCAGCCAGGTGAAGCGGTTCCATCCAGAACTTGGCCAGTTTCTCACCGTCCTGGACGTGCACGTGCGGCGGTTCGTGCCCCTCGGGCTGGCCTGCCTAGCCGAAGCTCAACCGAAGGTGGAGCAGGCTGAGGTCGAGCGAAGGCTGTCTACTGCTTGTCGTAAACCGCCACAGACTTGACGGTCTGTCCCTTGGCATCCGTTCCTGTGCTGGTGATGGAAATCGTCTTCCCGTCGCTGGACACGACTGAGGTCTGAGTGACGGCGACTTTCCCAGCCTTCTTGTAGACGGTCCTCACCGTATTGGCATCGACACGCGTGCGTGCACCCGTATCGGCTTGCGAGTTGTTGCCGACAATGGGGAAGTCCTTCCCGTCGTAGTTCGCGGTGTATGCCCAGTGCTCCACTGTGCCGTCCGCTGCCACCGTATCAACCGTCACCTTGACGCCAGCGCCCGCCGCCACCGTTGTAAAGGTGACGCTCTTGGGTGCCGTGCCAGCGGCGTACGTCGATTTTGCGAGGTTCAACTTCCAGGTGCCCAAACGTGGATCATTGGACTGAGCGAGCGTCGTGCCAGCCAGCTCGACCACCAACCCAAGTGCGAGGACCGCGAAAAGACACGTCTGACGGATTCTTGTCTGCATAGTCTTCGCCTCCAACTGTGCGCCGAGGTTTACTGAGCGTTGTGACGGATGGGCGAGTCCATCTCAGTCTGAGCGTGTCAGCGTGGTAAATCGGACACATTCCTGGCCCTCACGGCGCGGAGCCGATCCGGCAGCACGGCTCGGCGTGCTACACTGTCTTACATGCCCGGAACACTCACAATTCGTTTGGACAAGGACCTCGAACGCAGCCTCGACCGCGTCTGCCGGCGGTCTGGCCGCACGCGCAGCGCGGTCATTCGTGACGCGTTGCGCCGACAACTGGCTCTGTCGAGGTACGAAGACCTGAGGCGGCGCGTGATGCCTTTTGCGGAAGCTCGAGGCTACCTGGTGGACGACGACGTGGTGCGGGACGTGTCGTGAGGATTGTGCTCGACACAAACGTCCTTGCCAGCGCATTCGGCACTCGGGGCCTGTGTGCCGACGTGCTTCGAGTCGCACTGTCCGACCACGAACTGGTGGTGCCCGAGGTCGTGCTCGACGAGCTGCGGCGCGTCCTGCAGAAGCAGTTCAAGGTCCCGCCGCCTCTGGTGGCCGAAATCGAGGCGCTCCTGCGGGAATACGACGTGATTCCCAGACCGAAGAGCGCCGGTCCGGTCCGATTACGCGATTCGTCAGACGAGTGGATTGTTGCGTCGGCACTGGCTGGCCGCGCCGATGTCATCGTGTCCGGCGACGGCGACTTGCTGATCCTCGGTGACACTGGCCCGGTTCCTGTTCTGTCGCCAAGGCAGTTCTGGGACCGGCTGCAGCCCAACGCGAAGGCCAAGCGCTGACCGTGCGCGGCCATGGCGTGACAGCCCTCGCCTGACGATGACTCGCTGGGAGGTCCGCCTCCACCCATATCGACGGATCTTGATCACGCGTGATCACAAGCGCGCGCCCGTGACGACTTGTTTCGCACATATTCGCACACGCTTCAGCGTATGATCGACAGGTGAAGTTCGAGTGGGATCCGAAGAAGGCGGCAGCGAATCTCGCCAGCCATGGCGTCTCGTTCGAGGATGCTTCGACGGTGTTTGGCGACCCGCTCGCCGGTACGATTTCGGATCCTCTTCATTCAGTTGCGGAGGCTCGGTTCATCACGGTTGGGCACTCCGCCTCGGGCGCCCTTCTCGTCGTTGTCCACGCGGAGAGGGGCGAGCGAGTGCGGATCATCAGTGCGCGGTCGGCCACGCCGTCCGAGAGAAAACGATATGCGTCAAAGACTCCGAACTGCAAACGCTGACGACATGCTTCCGGAGTACGACTTCAGCAACGCCGTTCGCGGCAAGTACTACGAACGGTATCGTCAAGGTACCAACGTGGTGCTGCTCGATCCTGACGTGGCCGACGTGTTTCCGAACGCGACCGCGGTGAACGACGCACTGCGGTTGCTCGTCGCGGTGGCCGATGCAAAGGCGTTCCGGCGTCAGGAACGGACCACGCGGCCCGACAAGGCGCAGCCACCCACGAGCCGTGGTCAACGGAAGGGCGAGAAGGCGACCACATCAAAGGCGGCCCGGGGCTGAGCCCCCGAAGGACATCAAGGCCCCCTGCCGTTCACGCCCAGCGACTCGTCACGGCGGTCACACGGTGACCGCCCCGTTCCACCGCGAGAAGGACCAGTGCTGCACCAGCGCGGACGTTCAGTCGTCGTCCGGCAGAACGTAGCGCTCCTTGGGCATCAAATCCCTGGGCTGGACGAATCCGACCTGGCGCCTTCTTGGATCGGTTCTCAGCACCCACGCGATGTCTTCCATCTCGCGGATGGACGGGTGCTGCCGGCTGACGTATTCCGTGCAGACAGCGACAGGGAAGGTGATCCGGTTGTGGCCGGATCCGAGCATGGTGCACTCCACGATTTCGTCGCGAAGGCGCACGCCCTTGGCGACGATCGAGTGCCGGCAACTGACGCACAAAGCGGGCTCGCCCGGACGGGCGGTGCTGCCCTGAATCTTGAAGCGCATCGACATGTCCTCCTACAGGTGCGTCATGCAACACCTCCTTTTGTGAGCAGGTGACGACGATGCCATCGTCGAACGGCGCGGGTCAAGTCCCGGAGCGGCCTGGGAGAGACAGGCCACAGATTCACTCGGGGAAGTGAATGGCAGGGAGTGCTTGACCTACACAGGCTAGATGTGTAGTATTCGTGTGTATGCCAACGAATCTCGCCATTGACGACAGGCTCCTCAATCAGGCCCGCAGCCTTGGCGGGTATCAGACAAAACGCGAAACGGTCAATGAGGCACTGCGGGAGTTCATCCAGCAGCGCCAGCGGCGCGAACTGGTCAAACTCGCCGGCAAGGTCGACTACGACCCGAGGTACGACTACAAGCGGGAACGGCGGGCGCGGTGATCCTCTTCGACACGTCAGTCCTCTCGCGTGTCTTCCGGCGGAAGCGCCCCGGGGCGGAGGAGCGCCGGCTTCAGGCGGTGTTTGACGAACTGATGGCGAGCGACGTTCCCCTCGGCTTGCCC
This genomic interval carries:
- a CDS encoding type II toxin-antitoxin system VapB family antitoxin, producing the protein MPTNLAIDDRLLNQARSLGGYQTKRETVNEALREFIQQRQRRELVKLAGKVDYDPRYDYKRERRAR
- a CDS encoding ribbon-helix-helix protein, CopG family codes for the protein MPGTLTIRLDKDLERSLDRVCRRSGRTRSAVIRDALRRQLALSRYEDLRRRVMPFAEARGYLVDDDVVRDVS
- a CDS encoding PDZ domain-containing protein encodes the protein MTITRRIAPLLVAVLIAAAPCALGQPAPGVIAFTISMPQPSNHLFHVTLRVAGLTGELQDVKMPAWHPGYYRMIDYAKNVSGFRAQDGAGRALPWEKITKNTWRVATGGASTLILSYDILGTVTFSAQNYLGESRAFIAPTGMFLHLAGRLQSAATVSIQLPLGWTRIATGLNPVPGKANMFSAPDFDTLYDCPMLIGNQETLEFDVQGKRHTVAIEHIPASVDRPRMLADLKKLVESAATLMGDLPYTSYTFLMMGNGRGGIEHANSSANSFNGDSLADEGGYRRWLSFICHEYFHHYNVKRIRPIALGPFDYDTENLTDMLWVSEGLSVYYQDLLLVRAGLQTADQYLDKLAGAIDSFENAPGHHYQSATDSSMTTWGTSGVGNDRNTTISYYDNGAMLGAMLDLAIRHESGNRKSLDDVMRALYRKYYQQKRRGFTDDEFRQECESAAGASLTEVLEYASTTRDVDYAKFFAYAGLEVTAVSEDAPGSYLGLNLQTREGKLMIVGASAGSPAERAGLAAQDQILEVDGTLATPKALNDALSARKPGETLTLKVSRDNASLESKVTLAGNRKQAFTLRRVAAPTALQAAIFPDWLRGLR
- a CDS encoding putative toxin-antitoxin system toxin component, PIN family: MRIVLDTNVLASAFGTRGLCADVLRVALSDHELVVPEVVLDELRRVLQKQFKVPPPLVAEIEALLREYDVIPRPKSAGPVRLRDSSDEWIVASALAGRADVIVSGDGDLLILGDTGPVPVLSPRQFWDRLQPNAKAKR
- a CDS encoding DUF2442 domain-containing protein, which encodes MSSPGPELRPLARRVELTDEELRVDLADGRRIIVPLAWFPRLMAADAAARSNWQLLGDGEGIHWSAADEDLSVAGLLAGSRGAGTKAA
- a CDS encoding BrnT family toxin, which produces MKFEWDPKKAAANLASHGVSFEDASTVFGDPLAGTISDPLHSVAEARFITVGHSASGALLVVVHAERGERVRIISARSATPSERKRYASKTPNCKR